The sequence below is a genomic window from Coffea arabica cultivar ET-39 chromosome 4c, Coffea Arabica ET-39 HiFi, whole genome shotgun sequence.
GCTATCTAAAGACCATGTTCAGTACCTTTGCTTCAACAAATGACCCACTTGACTGCCATATGATTTGGCATCAGCGTGCAGTTTTAGAAGCTGTGGGCACTTTCAGTTCTGATGATCTTCACATTCTTGATATGGGACTTGTTTCTCAGTTGCTCTGTTTGGGCCAGTGTCACTGGGCGATCTATGTGGTGCTCCACATACCCCATCACAAGGATTATCCTTACTTACAGGCTATGCTTATCAGGGAAATCCTCTTCCAATACTGTGAAGACTGGAGTAGTGATGACTCACAGCGACAATTTATTCAGGATTTAGGAGTTCCTTCAGCATGGATGCATGAAGCTCTAGTAAGTCGCTCTGTTTCTTTCAAGTCTGTACATTCCTTTAGCTTGGCGTAGATTACTTGTGTTATGGTTGGGAAGCTGCAGAGATTTTTCCCAGCTCTGACAggtttgaggaatttttatTTTGGGCTTCCTTTACAGGTGCAGTAGAAATGTAACATTAAGGAGTCAAATTGACTCGTTCTGCTCCACTTCTGGTTGTCATAGTTCATTTGCTTAAAGGGGAAAAATTAAGAGCACTATATAGGGGTTCCATTCTgctgatcttttttttttcaatttaaaatgCATGCAGGCAACGTACTTCAATTACTATGGAGACTTTTTCAACGCCCTAGAACACTTCCTTGAATGTGGGAACTGGCAAAAGGCACACTCAATCTTCATGACTTCAGTTGCTCATTCTCTGTTTTTGTCAGGTGAAAGACTCGAAgctacattttctttttcttctatctATTACTTCACTATGTTGCTCATACTGGCTGATAcaatttttgttcttttggagCATGTGACAGTAGTTTCCCTCAAGAATTAGATGCTTGCCACCTTATTACCAAAAAATTTACAAGTGGTTCAGATATAGTGCCTGCAAGGAGAAATTTGGAGTTTCTTCACAGCATGCTTTTGAATTGATTTAACCATTCTATATTTGTGTACATTGATTATAGCAGCGTAGGTAGAGTCACATGTCTCTGCTTTCTCTCTAGTTGTCATTAGTTTAGAACTTCGATTAGATCTCTTTTGAGAAGGGAGGCTTGGTTAATTGATTTGAGCTTATGCAAGTTTGGCACACTTGAACTCCTGGTATGGTAGCATAGAGAGGGTTGAAACAATTTTTCAACCTAGTTTTTCAAGGGGAAGCTCAGTCTGAGTTATAGGTCGTGTctttcaaatttgaccaaataaaagTTTGATGAAGAAAACTATAAATGTTATTTTTGTGGGAgcttggcattttttttttcactataTATTCCTAGTTTACTGTTCATAAGGCttaattttttaacaataaGTGGTAGCAAATAGTGCtagtccttttctttttctttttctttttttaaaattaaacacTTTATAGTCTTGAAAGCGATAACACACTAATTTTTTTAGAGAGACCTTTCTAATCCATTAAATGTTGAGTTATGCTCCTACAACCGGTACTTTTAGGCAACATTCTGTGTCAGAATGAGTCTGCTTAGATTTGCTTTTTAATTTCCTAGCTTGGTAtgatctcttcttctttttgtttttttggtaaTATATATTGTCTTCGATTTTATATTTGCACTATTTAGGTGGTAGTAGAACATTCTTTTCCATTAAAATATTGGGCAATCATTTACATTCTGGGCCAATGGTTTACATCAAGAGATCTTCTTTGCTGCTGTTTGATGGTATTGTTTAATCTATTAAAATATCCCTACTTTTTGCAGCCAAGCACTCAGAGATATGGCGGCTCGCTACTTCCATGGAAGACCACAAGTCAGAAATTGAAGATTGGGACTTAGGAGCTGGAATgtatatttcattttatttgttaaGGAGCTCTTTGCAGGAAGAAAGCACCACAATTAATGAACTGGTACAATTATCCTTGGAAAAGCTGCAAATGTTTGTTAGGGCGTTCCATATCTCAAGATTACATGTGTCAGCTGAATGAATGATTTCAATGTTAAAACTCAGATCTCACATGTCATGAAAATTTCACCACACAATTCTCCTTGACATGTTCCCTGATATACCATTCTCTGCCTTGTGTTCCCTCAGCATATGTTTGTGCTTTGTGTGAGGACTAATGAGCACGGTGATGGTTGCAGGATAACCTAGAGAACAAAAATGATGCCTGTGCAGACTTCGTTGGTCGAGTGAACAAGTCTTTGGCAGTTTGGGGTAGCAGATTGCCTACTGACTCAAGGTATTGATAgtattttcttcttccttttttttctttaatcctttggaatttctattTGGATACGCAAATAAGGTAACTATACATTATAAATGTGTATAATTTGAACTGAAATGATCAGTTATAGGATGGATTTTGCTTATTTTCTACTTCATCTTTATCCTTTTCTCTTGGGGGGATGTTGAGTTAATGGAAACATGGAAGCAAGTTGGACGCTTAGCATTGAACTTGTTCATTTACCTTGtacaagtaaaaaaaattttgtatttggatAACTATTTTGTCCTTTTTCTGTGGAGCTCAGTGAAGTTGAACTAaagtttttgtttaaaattattccAATCTCCTCCTGTGCTATCTATAACCGCTTTTCTAGTTGATGTGCTGTATAGGGCATCATCTTGCTTTTGATTTCCTGTATTTTTACGGTTCTTGCGGGTTTCTTGTTTATTGGATTGTTccttcatttaattatttaagcaTCTTCACGACGTACTGGCGTCTCAGGGTGGTTTACTCAAAGATGGCTGAGGAGATCTGCAATGTGCTTGTGTCTGAAAGCGGTGAGGGTTCAGGCATTGAAGTTCAGTTAAGCTGCTTCACGACCATATTCAGAGCACCCCTCCCAGAAGACCTTCGCTCATGCCATTTGCAAGATGCCGTCTCATTATTTACCAGTTACATCTCAGAGGCTGCCCCCCAGTAGTTCGCTTCGCTTCCACTTTGTTTGGCCAACCTTTTGTGGTTTTAAAGTTTCGGTATTTGTATGCTAAAATTCAGTAGTATCTTTGTACAATTTTCTTGAAAGCCAGACAATTTTTGTTCTTTCCTTTGGAGGAATTTTGGCGTGTAATTAGATTTTTGAAGAGGTCGGGTGACATATACGGCATGTTAGTAGAATTGAAGTGTCAGTCTGGCTGGTTGATAGAGCACACGGACGTATTTCAGGACCTGATGATGACCGGAGGTGGACAAATGGCTACTTTCGTGCCATCTGAGCATTCCATGGGAAGTCAAGTTCTCAAAGTTCATACATGCCAAATTAACGTAgtatattttattgctttgcCACTTACCCTGAAAAATACacaatttacctattttttgaaatctattttgctcaaatttttctttgggaaaggggattttttgttttttttttttttgggggcatataaaattttacaaaataaaatagaaaaaaactaGACCAATGAAGAAGTGAGAATTTACTTTTATACCAATTGATTGATACCGATTCTTCTCTTCCAAAACTTGTCtaagtttttcaaatttgagttaaaaaataagaaagtttCAAGACTTCAAGAAAAAGAATAGTGCAGGAAAATCTCGAAATTCACCACCTAAAGTGGACAATTTTAATTAGTGAAAATCAAGAAGTAAAACGTTTGAATTTGGACATTCTaaaactcttttattttttgttttttttaaggTGTAAAGTGGGAATCTAGGAAAATAGAGGGTTGAAAATTGGGGAATGCTCAAGTAGTCATCAGAACAGAAGACGTCACCAATCCTTAATCAGACAACGACCGATACGCGCACCCGCTGCTACAGTACGCCGCTCTTTGCTCTTTAAAATTAGTAGAGTAGCAGTACAGCTACAAATTGCGGATTACTAATCCAGCTCAGGAGTCCCTCTCTCTCGAGTCGGGGGAACAGCTTTTCGAGCGACGACTGCCTCAGCATCGTTCGCTCGAAGGGTTAAATTCCGCGTAATCGCAAATTCTCTCTCTCATCTCGATAGAGTTCTCGACGAGGAGGAGCAGAAGAGGATGCCTCGCAATTCATCAAGAAAAGGTCCCTCCAATTCTGCTACCTCCACCAATTCTTCCTCGGCGGTCGATCTCTTTCGCTCTGGTGATGATCCTTtcgtttttttccttttaatataTATCTGGAGTTGAATTCTTTCTTTTATAAATTGGAATTTGATCTTCTTccccttcaaaaaatttttttttttttctgattgacATATCAGTAGTGTTCATGATGACTTGATGCTTAATTCTGCTTAATTGGACTGAAACTCCCGTATGGGAAGTTTTCTCTCTGTCGCGCATTACTAATATCTATGCTGACTTAAAATATTTCTCTTTGCTTTTTTTGGGTACTTTTATTTTCGTtgtttgctttttctttctgcTTTTGGAAGCTCAGTTGGTATGGATAATATTTAATTGAAGATTATAGCCATTGTTtgcagcttttttttttgttatagaATTTGTGGTGGAGCTAGATTGGCGTGTCATTCCAAGGATAAGGCTTGAATGTTGTGCTTAGGTAAGTAATTATGCAAGGAAAATTGTGATGACTAGAGTAGTTCTTGGATTCTTAGATTGAAAATTTTGTAGAGACCTCATACTATAGTattttgaatttcagttctTTTGATAAATTTCTTTGACTAGAATTTCGTGTTGACTTTGTGTCAAAGGACTGCTTTTGATCGTTCGCTTTGAGGAGAGTGGGAGTAATCGAAGTAGAGGCTTATGATATGCTCTTATGCTTTCAAATTTGGATCACTATTAGCTTCactaagaaagaaaacaaaaacataaGGTTGAGCTTGGGAATATGCTGTCTTTGTGACATGTCCTCTTCTTTGGTGAACTTACATCCTGGATGATCTACTTTTGAGTTGGATATCAAGCCCAGTTAATGGTTTTCAGAGCATGTCGATTTGATAATAAGGGTGTGAACTTTAGCCTAAAAAATTATCAAGGTATGATTTTGAGGTGCCAGCTAAGGACTAAGAGAGTAAAAGGACACAACATTGCATTTTCTGCTGCTTGAAGCAATTAGCATTGGAATAGCCATAGTTCAGGACGGGTTAGCAAGAGTGGCTGGGAGGTTGGGAATGTTTTGGACTGCACAGAGTCAACAAGATGAACTTTAACAGGATAACTTGTCTTCTCTAGGCTGACAACTTCATGGTCTCACTATTCTTTTTatctttgttcttttctttacttGTCAATTAACAGCATAAACTTGTCTTCTTTAGGCTGAGAACTTCATGGTCGCTGTTcgttttctctttgtttttttcctttacttgtgaccttgtttttccttttattttcttttgttggtGATGGTTAATGGAAGAATAAGGGTTACAGCATATAGTTAAATGGTGCATATCTCCCTATTTCCCCTCCAccctcaaaaaagaaaagaagaagaattcaAGAAAAGATCTAGTGTCAAAGACTTGAGAAACCCTCATATAAACCATTTGTTAGCCTTCTGCCTAGGACTTTTGATGTCAGTTAAtgattgtaagaaaataatgATATTAGGACATTTGCCTGAGCTTCTTGGTGAAGTAGTGTTGTATTCTACATCTTAAACTCAATTGAGTTGTGCATTATCTTTATTTTTcatataaacaaaaaaaatatgaacaAATTTGCTCGTTTGGCTGATTTGTTGTAAGGTACTTGATCAGtttaatcttttcaaaattattttcttttggatAACTAGTGACATTCTGAATTCTAAGAATATGcaattattataaatttttcgTGTCATTTGCATTTACTAGCTGATAACGGTGATATTCTTGTCATGTGATATGATCTTGTGATACAACAGAAAATTTCAGCACATTAAACTCTCTTTTTCATCAGTTGTATTTTTAATTCTTCAGCTACAGGTAAAGCTGCCAGCAAGGAGCTGGAGCGAATCGATCAGCTCTTCTTTTCATATGCAAATAATTCATCTGGATTAATTGAGTGAGTGTGCAAATTACATTTCCTATTCTGTCCGTGTCATTTGAGCAAGTCTGTGAATTACATTTTATATTCTGTCCATGTCATTTTGTGATATATTTTTCACCCTACTGATTGAATTAAATCTTATAATCTTCATCCATTATTGGGATGACACTTCTCTCAGACCATCAGTTTTCTGCTTTTGAATCAAGAATTTTTCATGTTCATGCTGTTCATCGTGTCATTGACTAGGTtgactatattttttttttgacgaatGGCTGGAAGCAAATATGAGTTCAAGCAACAATAGAAGcacattgaacattgaacattTCACTTCTTTTCACATGTTCTATAACATGTGTTAGTGATTATGCTATAAGAATTGCTGTCTAGTTGAATACAATTCTAAAATTCTCTCTTCTTAGGAGTTGGGTGATTGTATAATTGTCATTTCTGATTGTTTCCTTGACTAGCCCTGAAGGAATTGAATCTTTTTGTTCTGATTTGGAGGTGGATCATACTGATGTCCGGATATTAATGCTGGCAtggtaatttttcttttcagttgTGATTTTCATTCACATAGTTTCTTGTAGTTCTGAAATACTGGTGAATGTTAATCTCAGGAAAATGCAAGCTGAGAAACAAGGATACTTTACCCTGGTAAGAAAGCAAAACCGAGAGCATGAAGTATTATGATAGAGCACTATCTGTTGTGGCTTTGGCTTCTTTTGGAATGGAATCATGTTTGACTCtttgattttgatatttttaactgcaacaaacCTCTTGGATAATGACAATTAATAACATTAAGATGGATGAGGAGTTGCATCTTTGTCAATAGTGACCGCAGACCAACTATTGAAAAGATGACTAGCATCTGTTTGACTATGCCTTTGGGCTTTTGGCTCCTAAATGATGCTTCATTTGTCGTAATATGTGAATGAAGAGAATTAATTTTTATCCTTTTAATTGCTATGACTCttgaatccaaacagagccctatgattttctagatttcttgAGTTAATGAAGCCACTCTCTTTCTAGGATGAATGGAGAAGAGGTCTCAGAGCATTGCGAGCAGATACAATTGTTAAACTGAAAAAAGCACTTCCTGACCTTGACAAAGAGGTTAAATTATTTTTACTCTACAACTTTGATAAGCTAATGGTATCATGTCTTGATGCTCCCTAGAAAGAGAGTGACCAAGGGAGATTTGGTTAGTTTTGCTTTAACCTTTTTCCTATGTATTTTATAGGTTAGGAGGCCGTCAACATTTGAGGATTTCTACACATATGCGTTCCAATATTGTCTAACAGGTGAAATTCTGTCTGTGCAAGTGTTGTCATGTTTTTGAAATTGGTACTCCCCTTTTCTCCTTCTCACCTTCTATTCTCTGATTTTTttagaggaaaaacaaaagagcaTTGATATTGAGAGTATATGTGTTCTACTGGATCTTGTTTTGGGATCCCGATTTGGACCACAAGTTGACTATTTGGTTCAGTATCTTAAGGTGAGTAAATATTCTTCTTTCATAACACTTAAATTGAAAGTTATTCTTATTCCAAGATAGCCATATCATTCTCAGGACTTTGCATTTAATTTTAATGAAGAAACCTTATTCACATAGTTGTTTTGCTGCCCTCTTTTTAAGAATTGAGTATTACATGATCTTAGCATGTCTGTGGTGTATGTGAACTTCTGCAACTTGCCATGATGTGGTACCACAGAGGTGACATGGTTCCTTTTTGTCGtaattaattattattgtttgCAATTTGAGTTAATTTTACGGGAACCGCTGTgggattttattgttttgagcAAGAGGTGAAATAGGTAATCTTTGCTAATACTTTTGTGGCTTTGATTTTTCTGCAGACACAGACTGATTACAAGGTTATAAACATGGATCAGTGGAAGGGGTTTTATCGTTTTTGCACTGAGGTAGGTTTGTGTTGgttctttcatttttattccCCAGATGTTTGTCAAATCTTCTGGTATAGATGATCATCTCGTATTGGGATTCATGTTGATGATTCTGACACTGGTCTAGTTTGTGGGTATCCTCCGTTTTAGTTACATGAACACCCTATATGTTAAATTACATTGTTTGTAACCTCATCCCACTgcatgattttgaattcttgaccTTCTGAGCTTGATGGTTCTTGTGACAGATAAGCTTCCCAGACCTTAGTAACTATGACCCGGACTCTGCTTGGCCCTGGATCTTGGATAATTTTGTTGACTGGATGAGAGCGAAGCAGGGTTAAGGTTAAATTTAGATGCAAACTTAGCCTTCCTCCCCAAAATGCCATCCTCAAAGTAAGTAATCACGTTCTCTATTCCATAGATGGGGATGCTCAGCGGTCTCAAATGTGACAAGAGGCGTCATTGCACAATCTATTGGCTATGTGACTTTCACGTGTGTGCGGGACCAGATATGTTGATCCTCAAGCACAAGTTTAGCGCATGGGCTGTTAAGAGTCTTGTCACAATATTATGCTTAGCATTGTTATGAGATGAATTCAGATCTTCTTGGGAGAATGCATTACCATTATATGACATAATTGATATGCTTGCAGGATTCAAGCAAGACTATACACATCAAGTTGGCTGCCTTCTGCACCATGTTCTGTTTAGaagcttttgcttttatttttactGATTGatgttctttctttcctttttttttttttttttttattgggtgTGGGGAACAGATATAAAATGAAAGGTGCCTTATTCCTGCAGAACTGAATCTCTTGCTAGAACAGCTTCGCATCTAGTTGCTTCTGTGTTATATGGAAAACTTGTTACTACTATATAAAAGTTTCAATATAGTCGTCTGCTTGTGTTTTGCGCTCCCTGTTCTTTATTGGCATTTTACAGCTGCTTTATACGATGCCTTGAGCAGATTTAGCGGTGGCAGGAAGATGATATGATTGAATGGTAAGCTGGTGGGACCTGTTTCAGGTACTGCTGGGACTTTTTGCAGCTAAAACGCAGAAAGTTGGGGGACAGTGGTCGGTAAATCGAGAAAAGGAGTCCCCATAATTCAAAAAGCAGTTGAAGTAATATCTACTTTACACGCAAATATTCTCAAGAAATCAGCCAAGCCCCCGTGACATTGGATGTGGAATACCATGAGTCGATTAGGGCCAGCAACCGCTAATGAGGAATTGCATGTCTTAGTTTGGTTAACAACTACTTTTGACTGTTGGTAGATGCCCTCACCCTGGTGCTTAATTCCTCAACGAACTGGATTTGACGGGAGTAAACCAGGAACCTATAAATCTATCTAACCAGCGTGAATGAATAACAGAAATGTGAAAAATCTGGGTGTGAAGCGACCCACTTTATATTTTGAGTTCCTTTAGTGTCtgtaaaatgaaaaagaatcaGAAATGGAACGCCCAACTCACTGGATGGAACGCCGAGGCGTGGTTCTAAACACTTTAGTTATGATATTATGGCACAAAAAAAATGGGGTCCGACAAGTTAATGGTACTTTTTAGGTGCATTTTCAGGTCCAAATAATCCAAGGACTCTGAATGTACAAATATGACAAAAGTTTCTTGAGAGGGGTAAGCACTATAGATCACCCGGGATgggggaaaaaattaaaaaaaaaggtttcatATAAACCCACATGAAGACATCTAGGAAGAACTAGAGCCAGGAATCAATggtgaagatggaggatgagaGGTTCTACTTGGATCCCTATTCGTTGAATCTTGTGAGGATGAAGATGACGATGAACTTGAAGGCGAATTCGATCTTTTTGAGCGGCTCCTGAGTTTCGTTTTCTCGCTATCGCAGACCTTGTCTTCGATTGTGTGATGACCAACTTTAGTTGTGTTTAAGGTCACTGGAATGATACACTTGCAGAAGAAACCTGAGAGCCAAAAGAGAAGATACATGATGTTTTTAACTAAATCCGACACGAATAGACTCCCAAAAGCTTCTGCTAATTCAGGTAATAAGCATCAAATCAAATGGATGTTCGTAATcgttcacacacacacactctcaaCTTTAAATGCAGAACAACCAAAATTTGCATCTTTTCGTAGACCTTGAAATCTAGTAAAAAAATGTGATGGATTCGTGAGTTCTGGTATCCTTTTCAAACGGTAAGCAAAACTACTAGTAGTTTTTAGCCGAATGTTCTATTTGGTTTCTTCttataaagaagaaaaaaaaaacttcgaGACTCAATCAAAACCATTTAAAAGCAAATTACAGCACACAGTTCTAGGAAGATTGCACAaaaatttgagataaaaaaaaaagaaagcacaGAGAAAGAGGGAGAAGGTTGGGATGGAGGCTTTTACCTAGCTTGGCAAGGCGATTGACCCAGCTGGGAATTGGATTCCCAGTGAGCTTAATGCAAGCATCATTGCAGAAATGGTTACAATTCTTGGTTATGAGATTGTACGCATTTCCTCTGTACTTTTCAGCAAGCTCCTCCATCACTCCCCTCACCTGCCCTGGTGTCATTTCCGTCCATCCCATCAACAGCGCTTTCCTAAACGTGAATCCATCGCACTGCTTTGGTCCCCCTTCGAAAATTCCGGTCGTCGGATACTCATGAGCTCCAAATGCATACTCCACCCCGTGAACTGCCAAGTTCCATCCCACCCACATGATCATTAACCATTTTTACTCTGTTTGTaaccttttcctttccttttccatCTATGTagttattccttttctttctttgtccCTCCTGTTCAAGCTTTCCTACGGTGTAACTTGTTGCAATTGAAATAATCAAAGAACACTTTTCTGCTCAATCTAATCAAATTCTATGTGGGTTTTTCTTTTCACCAACTATCAAGCCAATGTAGATCTGAATTTGCATAGATTCAGAGCTATAGATAGTAGCATAACAGTTACGTCTTTcagttaaaaattttttttttttttttttaaaaattctgcCAAGCTTGAGAGAAAAGCAAGAACGAATTCTGACCTTGAACTCCGGAATGGTAGACCCCGAGGCCGAGCCAATAAGCATACCCATTAATGGATGTAAGGTCATAAACATTCAGGTACACTGGCACTGTTCCGCGGCCATTTTTAACTGAACTTTTTCTGCACAACATTCTTGAATTTACTCTgtagtgaaaaaaaaatttgaaaaagaatatgcaagaatgaatatatatatatatatatatatatatatatatgcactaaaatttgaatctttatttgatgatgaagaagagagaaaattgaGTTGAGCAGCTTTCGTGAATGTTATCTGTGACTACAAACCGGCGGCATATCAGTGCCGCAGCGTCTAATTTTGGCGGACGGGAAAGAATATATAAAATCTCGGGGAAGGAGAGAAATGGCCCTGAGGTTGAGTGGGAATTACAGCAAGGACCTGAGGTGATTGGTTGGAATCCCAGCTGTGTAAGTGTaatctaattttttaaaattttgaaaattcttttTGGGAGAAAGTAACGTACATTCATTATGAGAAGTAGTGGCAGGATGTTTATTTTATTGGATTGATTAGGAGGTTAGATAGGGTGGTGAAGGGGGTTTATGAGGAGCTTAAAGCAATTTTGATTATATTAAGGTATGATTATCTGTGATTATTATTGTATACATATTGGTGCAAAGAATTGACAGAATGTGATAATCCCTGGTGCGGAGTAAGTTGTTGGGACTGGGCCATGCAAGAATTGATTTTTGATAATTCTCCTTGTCCTCCTACATCTTCTTCAAGAagctctttcttctttctttcttttcctcccatTGCAATTAATTTCACAATTAGTAAGTGAAAAATGCAGCATCCTGATTAAATCTCTAGTAGGGTAACGGCTAATCTATAATttttttgtgtttggattgtattttccatgatttttcatgaaaaaattactgtagcgatttgatgtatacgAGGGAAAAATgtaatgtgatcacggaaaacaacGTAGTTTTCCGACGGAaaactacaatccaaacaaggcaacCTCGGAATCAAAGGTTTGAAATTCTGAAGATAATAAATATGTGTGTGTGGGTTTTTGTCGGACTACATATGTCCAAGAGAAAGGCAGTATATTGGTTTCTCGTTTCCTTTTTTTCAGTTCTATGCCTTGATTCTGACTCTCATGTTAGTCACGGAGTAGCTTCATTTGTCAACAGtcaaagccaaatcaagaaagtgAATTTGTCGAGAAAGATTTGCTTAAACAATTAGCATGAGTGAATGGTGTATTCAAGATTTTTCACTATTAGCAAAGTAGATCTTGGCTTAATAGTTAAAATTGAGATTTCAAGgttcaaaaattttagattcaAATTCATCTTTTCCATTTTCGTTTCTTAAACACCACCATCCCCCTGtttacaaccaaaaaaaaaaaaatagaaaaaaaatctcaaGATTAACGCCCTAACTCAACCCAAACCTCCATAATCACCATTGTTAACAGCATGAGTGCCACCGGCCACCACTTACTACTACTGGCTTCATCTCATAGTTTTATCTTATCCTGAGGTACATCATTTCATAACTACCATTGCACCAAATCAGGTTGGAATAGTAGGCCCATTTTATGCTAATGCTGATTGAAATTGTTTTAGTACTAATGATGGTTCATTTGAAAAAAGTGGCAGCACATAGGAATCAAAAAACCATAATGTCgaatatcattttcttttcttttcttttcttttctttcttaggAATAAAGACCTCATTGGAACTCACATCGATTAAGGCTTCAGATACAATTTCAGGAGTGGGGACGGAGGGAGGTAAGGAGAAATAGGTGATGGTCGAAGTGGGTAAAAGTTATTAAAATGACTATTGATTATCATCAGtacaccttaaaaaaaaaacacaatttgGAGAAAATCGGAATTCTTTGTGCCCAAAAGAACCTTTTATTTTATCTCCatgtttaaaaaagaaaaaattgttcaattcaatctttcATTCTCTCAAATTAGCACGCATACTTGGTATGCTTATGAACATATACTTCAATGAAAAATTGCTAAAAGATAGA
It includes:
- the LOC113739644 gene encoding deSI-like protein At4g17486, whose amino-acid sequence is MLCRKSSVKNGRGTVPVYLNVYDLTSINGYAYWLGLGVYHSGVQVHGVEYAFGAHEYPTTGIFEGGPKQCDGFTFRKALLMGWTEMTPGQVRGVMEELAEKYRGNAYNLITKNCNHFCNDACIKLTGNPIPSWVNRLAKLGFFCKCIIPVTLNTTKVGHHTIEDKVCDSEKTKLRSRSKRSNSPSSSSSSSSSQDSTNRDPSRTSHPPSSPLIPGSSSS
- the LOC113739641 gene encoding uncharacterized protein isoform X2, with translation MLCLATGKAASKELERIDQLFFSYANNSSGLIDPEGIESFCSDLEVDHTDVRILMLAWKMQAEKQGYFTLDEWRRGLRALRADTIVKLKKALPDLDKEVRRPSTFEDFYTYAFQYCLTEEKQKSIDIESICVLLDLVLGSRFGPQVDYLVQYLKTQTDYKVINMDQWKGFYRFCTEISFPDLSNYDPDSAWPWILDNFVDWMRAKQG
- the LOC113739641 gene encoding uncharacterized protein isoform X1; the protein is MPRNSSRKGPSNSATSTNSSSAVDLFRSATGKAASKELERIDQLFFSYANNSSGLIDPEGIESFCSDLEVDHTDVRILMLAWKMQAEKQGYFTLDEWRRGLRALRADTIVKLKKALPDLDKEVRRPSTFEDFYTYAFQYCLTEEKQKSIDIESICVLLDLVLGSRFGPQVDYLVQYLKTQTDYKVINMDQWKGFYRFCTEISFPDLSNYDPDSAWPWILDNFVDWMRAKQG